The following are encoded together in the Robertmurraya sp. FSL R5-0851 genome:
- a CDS encoding ABC transporter ATP-binding protein, with amino-acid sequence MIQFSKVSKSFEGTDAVENINLHIQKGSIYGLLGTNGAGKTTLLKLLAGIYVPDNGSVLVDESKVFENSYIKQRVFFIPDQPFFFSQYTLADMGKFYKNIYDNWNQERYVLLVDAFKIDEKRKLHKFSKGVQRQAAFILALSTMPEILLLDEPMDGLDPVVRKNIKSLIIEDVASREMTVLISSHNLREVEDICDYIGILHKGELLIEKELDDLKSDTHKIQVAFKENVPENLFTDFNLLHQEKRGSVLICIVKGKEEEIVGKVMEYQPVILDILPLTLEEIFIYEMEGVGYAIKNIFT; translated from the coding sequence GTGATTCAATTTAGTAAGGTAAGTAAGTCATTTGAGGGAACTGATGCGGTTGAAAATATAAACCTCCACATTCAAAAGGGTTCCATATATGGGTTGCTTGGAACAAATGGTGCGGGGAAAACTACTCTATTAAAGCTCTTAGCTGGAATTTATGTGCCTGATAACGGTTCTGTATTAGTTGATGAAAGCAAAGTATTTGAAAATAGTTACATAAAACAGCGTGTTTTCTTTATTCCTGACCAACCATTCTTCTTTTCACAATACACATTAGCTGATATGGGGAAATTTTATAAGAACATCTACGATAACTGGAATCAAGAAAGATATGTATTACTTGTGGATGCGTTTAAGATCGATGAAAAAAGAAAACTTCATAAATTCTCAAAAGGTGTCCAAAGACAGGCAGCGTTTATTCTAGCCTTGTCAACTATGCCTGAAATCCTTCTATTAGACGAGCCTATGGATGGACTGGATCCAGTTGTTCGGAAAAATATTAAAAGCTTAATTATTGAAGATGTAGCCTCAAGAGAAATGACGGTTCTTATCTCGTCCCATAATTTGCGTGAGGTTGAAGATATTTGTGATTATATAGGCATTTTGCATAAAGGAGAACTATTGATTGAGAAGGAACTTGATGACCTAAAGTCTGACACACATAAAATTCAAGTAGCATTCAAGGAAAATGTTCCGGAAAATCTATTTACCGATTTCAATCTTTTGCATCAAGAAAAAAGAGGGAGTGTCCTTATCTGTATTGTTAAAGGAAAAGAAGAGGAAATAGTAGGTAAAGTCATGGAATATCAACCTGTAATTCTCGATATTCTCCCATTAACATTAGAAGAAATCTTTATTTATGAAATGGAGGGTGTCGGATATGCCATCAAGAACATCTTTACTTAA
- a CDS encoding GntR family transcriptional regulator, protein MFELDIRSRKPIYEQLVDKLKELIISEVMKADEQLPSVRVMAQQLTINPNTIQKAYRELEIQGYIYSIKGKGSFVSPDTPKQNSEKMKTIKSDLIKLLSEAMYLGITSDQLVEIIKEVESTIGGGSKSDSI, encoded by the coding sequence ATGTTTGAGCTAGATATAAGAAGTCGAAAGCCAATATATGAGCAGCTGGTTGACAAGTTAAAAGAGCTTATCATTAGTGAAGTCATGAAAGCAGATGAACAGCTACCATCTGTTCGTGTAATGGCGCAGCAACTGACGATTAACCCGAATACGATCCAGAAAGCCTATAGAGAGCTTGAGATTCAAGGGTATATTTATTCAATCAAAGGAAAGGGGAGCTTTGTGAGTCCAGATACTCCAAAGCAAAACAGTGAAAAAATGAAGACAATTAAATCTGATCTAATAAAACTTTTGTCAGAAGCTATGTATCTTGGAATCACTAGTGATCAACTAGTCGAAATCATAAAGGAAGTGGAATCTACAATAGGGGGAGGGAGTAAGAGTGATTCAATTTAG
- a CDS encoding zinc-binding dehydrogenase produces the protein MRAIVLRELGGPEQFRLEKVVKPIPNTHEVLVKLKASALNRRDIYVRMGQYPCIKIPAIPGADGAGVLEDGSEVIINPAINWGKNENFYSKGFHIIGVPSDGTFADYIKVPKENIFQKPTYLSWEEAAALPLGGLTAYRALFTRGRLQKGETVLIPGIGGGVATFLLQMATAVKAKVFVTSSSDEKIKKAISMGASGGVNYKEEGWEQLLKEQMKGSADLIVDSVGGSSFSKLINLASNGGRIVSFGATAGPIPQIVMPKIFFKHLDILGSTMGSPKDFANMLKLYEEHQLRPAIDSVYSLEEVQQAQDRIEKGFNFGKVVLKISSE, from the coding sequence ATGAGAGCAATCGTATTACGTGAACTAGGAGGACCAGAGCAATTTCGACTAGAAAAAGTGGTGAAGCCCATACCGAATACTCATGAAGTGCTCGTAAAGTTAAAGGCTTCAGCATTGAACCGTCGTGATATTTATGTTCGAATGGGGCAATATCCATGTATTAAGATACCGGCAATACCAGGAGCAGATGGGGCTGGCGTGTTAGAAGATGGGTCTGAAGTTATTATCAATCCTGCAATAAATTGGGGTAAAAATGAAAACTTTTATTCGAAGGGATTTCATATTATCGGTGTTCCTTCAGATGGTACCTTTGCTGATTACATAAAAGTGCCTAAAGAAAATATATTTCAAAAGCCCACTTATCTTAGCTGGGAGGAAGCTGCAGCGCTTCCATTAGGAGGATTAACAGCCTACCGTGCGTTATTTACAAGAGGAAGACTACAAAAAGGGGAAACGGTATTAATTCCTGGGATTGGTGGTGGAGTTGCAACCTTTCTTCTACAAATGGCTACGGCTGTAAAAGCAAAGGTATTTGTTACGTCTAGTAGCGACGAGAAGATTAAAAAAGCGATAAGCATGGGAGCTTCGGGTGGTGTAAATTATAAGGAAGAAGGATGGGAGCAACTATTAAAGGAACAAATGAAAGGGTCGGCAGATCTCATTGTTGATAGTGTGGGAGGCTCTAGTTTTTCGAAATTAATTAATTTAGCTAGTAACGGGGGGAGAATTGTTAGTTTCGGAGCTACGGCTGGCCCAATTCCACAAATCGTCATGCCAAAAATATTTTTTAAGCACTTGGATATACTTGGTTCCACCATGGGTTCTCCAAAAGATTTTGCAAACATGCTGAAACTGTATGAAGAGCATCAATTACGCCCGGCTATAGATTCGGTTTATTCTTTAGAAGAGGTGCAACAAGCCCAAGATCGAATAGAGAAAGGATTTAATTTTGGAAAAGTTGTGCTGAAAATATCCAGCGAGTGA
- a CDS encoding MerR family transcriptional regulator, with translation MINQEITRAYSIQEVSKLLGIPSGTIRQWEKDLSGLLVIPRTKQGARYYTSVEIKLLEKISAMRAQNVGKGMIRTLLEKHLQSPSESVSESFEMVLATTDVAETEKTNEYSLQLTDIQASLQTLKEGMIHEVRREILEQRSILMDEIKHELANASLQTVIDLSKSIQRSNDKRKADMQVLTEAIQSNSKYTSETFGTLSETIAKHSKATSENIEQKIEHMNQTVQAENDQLLSAVSQTVADVKNDVRTVAFSLHEDQQQLRESIHELQEFTSHIHQREEGFQDLVSAFREAAAAKTEKKRNWWKLWGN, from the coding sequence ATGATAAATCAAGAAATTACAAGAGCATATTCTATTCAAGAGGTTTCAAAACTACTTGGAATTCCTTCTGGAACGATTAGACAGTGGGAAAAAGATTTAAGTGGACTATTAGTCATTCCGCGTACAAAGCAAGGTGCGCGTTATTATACAAGTGTTGAAATTAAACTATTAGAAAAAATTTCTGCTATGAGAGCTCAAAATGTGGGCAAGGGAATGATTCGAACCCTGCTAGAGAAGCACTTACAATCACCTTCAGAATCTGTCTCTGAATCATTCGAAATGGTGTTGGCTACAACAGACGTAGCCGAGACGGAAAAAACAAACGAGTACTCATTACAATTAACTGATATTCAAGCTAGCCTGCAAACTTTAAAAGAAGGCATGATTCACGAAGTTAGACGGGAAATATTAGAGCAACGTTCCATCCTTATGGATGAAATCAAACACGAGTTAGCAAATGCATCATTACAAACCGTCATTGATCTTTCAAAATCTATTCAAAGATCAAATGATAAGCGAAAGGCTGACATGCAAGTTCTGACTGAAGCAATTCAATCAAATTCGAAATATACCTCTGAAACATTCGGAACCTTATCGGAAACGATTGCGAAACATTCGAAAGCAACTTCCGAAAACATTGAGCAAAAAATTGAGCATATGAATCAAACCGTTCAAGCAGAAAATGACCAACTTCTATCAGCAGTGTCTCAAACCGTAGCAGATGTCAAAAATGATGTTCGAACAGTTGCCTTTTCTTTGCATGAAGATCAACAGCAGCTGCGAGAATCGATTCACGAACTCCAAGAATTTACTAGTCACATTCATCAACGCGAAGAAGGGTTTCAAGATTTAGTTTCAGCTTTCCGTGAAGCCGCCGCAGCAAAAACTGAAAAAAAGCGCAATTGGTGGAAACTCTGGGGAAATTAA
- a CDS encoding GtrA family protein, which produces MKNQTLIEFIKFSIVGAINTMVDFGVFSLLFTNGCPILLSQTISYGCGMLNSYLMNRSWTFKENKRNEYSESLKYVVANVATLILVSVLILFFINLFHLPVLLAKVICTGIGMVFNFMSSKFWVFQRIERSRGYE; this is translated from the coding sequence ATGAAGAATCAGACACTTATTGAATTTATCAAGTTTTCAATTGTCGGAGCAATTAATACGATGGTTGATTTTGGTGTGTTTAGTTTGTTGTTTACAAATGGTTGTCCTATTTTATTGTCTCAAACTATCTCATATGGATGTGGAATGCTAAATAGTTATTTAATGAATCGTTCATGGACCTTTAAGGAGAATAAAAGAAATGAGTACTCTGAGTCCTTAAAGTATGTAGTAGCAAATGTAGCTACCTTAATTTTAGTGTCAGTGTTGATTCTTTTCTTTATCAACCTGTTTCATCTTCCAGTTTTATTAGCAAAGGTCATATGCACAGGTATTGGGATGGTATTTAACTTTATGAGTAGTAAGTTCTGGGTGTTTCAAAGGATCGAGAGAAGTAGGGGGTACGAGTGA
- a CDS encoding YebC/PmpR family DNA-binding transcriptional regulator, which produces MGRKWNNIKEKKASKDANTSRVYSKFALEIYVAAKQGEPDPESNQALKFVLERAKTYNVPRVIIDRAIDKAKGGAEENYDELRYEGFGPSGSMIIVDALTNNVNRTASTVRAAFGKNGGNMGVSGSVAYMFDNTAVFGIEGKTSDEVLELLMEADLDVRDIIEEEDTVIVYAEPDQFHAVQVAFKDAGITEFTVAELTMLAQNDISLDPEAQAQFEKLIDALEDLEDVQRVYHNVDLGE; this is translated from the coding sequence ATGGGCCGTAAGTGGAACAATATTAAGGAAAAGAAGGCATCTAAGGATGCAAATACGAGTAGGGTCTACTCCAAATTTGCGTTAGAAATTTATGTAGCAGCAAAACAAGGTGAGCCGGATCCAGAATCAAACCAGGCACTTAAATTCGTGTTAGAACGAGCGAAAACGTATAACGTACCAAGAGTTATTATTGATCGTGCGATTGATAAGGCTAAGGGTGGAGCAGAAGAAAATTATGATGAGCTTCGTTACGAAGGCTTTGGACCTAGTGGATCAATGATCATTGTTGATGCACTTACCAATAACGTGAACCGTACAGCTTCTACCGTTCGCGCTGCTTTTGGCAAAAACGGTGGTAACATGGGAGTAAGTGGATCTGTTGCTTATATGTTTGATAATACTGCTGTATTTGGTATTGAGGGAAAAACGTCGGACGAGGTTCTTGAGTTATTAATGGAAGCAGATCTTGATGTTCGTGACATTATTGAAGAAGAGGATACTGTGATTGTTTATGCGGAACCCGATCAGTTCCACGCTGTACAGGTTGCTTTTAAAGATGCTGGAATTACAGAATTTACAGTTGCTGAGCTAACGATGCTCGCACAAAATGATATTAGCTTAGACCCAGAAGCTCAAGCGCAATTTGAAAAATTAATTGATGCATTAGAAGATTTAGAAGATGTACAACGTGTGTATCATAACGTTGATTTAGGAGAGTAA
- a CDS encoding TIGR00266 family protein has protein sequence MNNHEIDFKIYGDDMQFVEVELDPGETVVAEAGSLMMMEDQIHMETIFGDGSSGGGGLMGKLLGAGKRMITGESLFMTTFTNQGSGKKHVSFASPYPGKIVPMDLSELGGKIICQKDAFLAAAKGVSVGIEFQRKIGAGFFGGEGFIMQKLEGDGMAFVHAGGTIYQKTLAPGEVLRVDTGCLVAMTKEVDYNIEMVKGVKTALFGGEGLFFATLRGPGTVWIQSLPFSRLASRVFAAAPQAGGNGKDEGSLLGGVFRMLDGD, from the coding sequence ATGAATAATCATGAAATTGATTTTAAGATTTATGGAGATGACATGCAGTTTGTAGAAGTGGAGCTTGATCCAGGAGAAACGGTAGTGGCAGAAGCAGGGAGTTTAATGATGATGGAGGACCAAATTCACATGGAGACGATCTTTGGAGATGGTTCTTCTGGGGGCGGGGGCCTGATGGGAAAATTGCTTGGAGCCGGAAAAAGAATGATTACTGGTGAAAGCTTGTTTATGACGACATTCACGAACCAAGGTAGTGGGAAAAAGCATGTTTCCTTTGCTTCTCCATACCCAGGAAAAATAGTACCCATGGACCTAAGTGAGTTAGGGGGGAAAATTATTTGTCAAAAAGATGCATTTCTGGCTGCTGCAAAAGGGGTATCAGTGGGAATTGAATTCCAGAGAAAAATTGGGGCAGGATTTTTCGGTGGAGAAGGGTTTATCATGCAGAAGCTTGAAGGTGACGGAATGGCCTTTGTTCATGCTGGAGGGACCATTTATCAAAAAACGCTTGCACCTGGTGAAGTTCTGCGTGTCGATACAGGATGTTTAGTCGCGATGACAAAGGAAGTAGATTATAATATCGAAATGGTTAAAGGTGTCAAAACAGCTTTATTTGGTGGAGAAGGGTTGTTTTTTGCCACATTACGTGGACCCGGGACCGTTTGGATTCAATCTCTACCTTTCAGCCGTTTAGCGAGTCGAGTATTTGCTGCTGCTCCACAGGCAGGTGGAAATGGAAAAGACGAAGGTAGTCTATTGGGTGGCGTATTTAGAATGTTGGATGGAGATTAA
- a CDS encoding coiled-coil domain-containing protein encodes MYHYPTYFTNGYLVPSTTTHDYYRQPPQLQGIERKLSTLERKNEAQSREIERLNRELTRQIQEFTRVNKEIGRINQEIVRLNQNDEKHTRRLSRLNQRLRSVERRLNIPFSTQDEEF; translated from the coding sequence ATGTATCACTACCCTACTTATTTTACAAATGGATATCTAGTCCCATCTACAACCACTCATGACTATTATCGACAACCACCTCAACTTCAAGGAATAGAAAGAAAATTATCCACTTTAGAAAGAAAAAATGAAGCTCAGTCAAGAGAAATTGAACGACTTAATCGAGAATTAACACGTCAAATACAAGAATTTACAAGAGTAAATAAAGAAATTGGCAGAATAAATCAGGAAATTGTCCGACTAAACCAAAACGACGAAAAACATACTCGTCGACTAAGTCGATTGAACCAAAGACTAAGATCAGTTGAGAGACGTCTAAATATACCATTTTCCACTCAAGATGAGGAGTTTTAA
- a CDS encoding ATP-binding protein, which yields MFERYKGRLISTIAFLIGMTTWNLVFYVAKNYDYDPWLDLPFTFIFAITAWCLGSYFDKSKVLFNKLSNSEENYKKLLETNTNLFNNLNQVVYQTDHLGCLTVLNPAWETVTGYTPLESIGRSLLFYVYHEDQEWMNQKAIDTIKHSTQIVQEEVRLRKKDGGFVWIEVNSKFNFTDNGKLISTVGTLTDITEWKLSELKLLQLNEDLAIHSDKLSVVANMSAAIAHEVRNPLTSISGFIQLLKEQRHLQKEYIDVIFSEIERIELVLSEMLLLSKPQVVNLKKFDIIKTLDYVIALISTKANMNSIEIMLKKDEKPIWVYGEENQIKQVFINIIKNAIEAMQNGGKVHVSLVNDNQYVSIYFSDTECGIPKETLEKIGQPFYTTKEKGTGLGLTTCFKIIENHKGKIHISSQVGIGTTFEVILPLTEAEISAVI from the coding sequence ATGTTTGAACGCTACAAAGGTAGATTAATCTCAACTATTGCGTTTTTGATTGGAATGACTACATGGAATTTGGTTTTCTATGTAGCAAAGAATTATGACTACGATCCATGGCTTGACCTTCCTTTCACATTTATATTCGCAATAACCGCTTGGTGCCTTGGGTCGTATTTTGACAAATCAAAAGTACTATTTAACAAGCTTTCAAACAGCGAAGAAAACTACAAAAAACTGTTAGAAACCAATACAAATTTATTTAACAATTTAAATCAAGTAGTCTACCAAACGGATCACTTGGGTTGTTTAACCGTGTTGAATCCTGCCTGGGAGACTGTAACTGGCTATACACCCCTTGAGAGTATTGGTCGCTCCCTTTTATTTTATGTGTACCATGAAGACCAAGAATGGATGAATCAAAAAGCAATTGATACGATAAAGCATTCCACTCAGATTGTCCAAGAAGAAGTACGTTTACGTAAAAAGGATGGAGGCTTTGTTTGGATAGAAGTTAATTCTAAATTTAACTTTACCGATAACGGAAAACTAATTTCTACGGTTGGAACATTAACGGATATTACCGAATGGAAGCTTTCAGAGTTAAAACTGCTTCAATTAAACGAGGACTTAGCCATACACTCTGACAAGCTAAGTGTGGTAGCAAATATGTCTGCGGCTATCGCGCATGAAGTAAGAAATCCGCTTACCTCCATTTCTGGATTTATTCAGTTACTGAAAGAACAACGACATCTTCAAAAAGAGTATATCGATGTGATATTTTCAGAGATTGAGAGGATTGAACTTGTATTAAGCGAGATGCTACTTCTATCTAAGCCACAAGTAGTCAATCTTAAAAAGTTTGACATCATTAAAACTTTAGACTATGTAATTGCACTTATCAGCACAAAAGCAAATATGAATAGTATTGAAATAATGCTGAAGAAAGATGAGAAGCCTATCTGGGTGTATGGGGAAGAAAACCAGATTAAACAAGTGTTTATAAATATCATTAAAAATGCGATTGAAGCTATGCAAAATGGTGGAAAAGTGCATGTAAGTCTTGTAAATGACAACCAGTATGTATCGATTTATTTTTCTGATACTGAATGTGGTATCCCAAAAGAAACGCTTGAAAAGATCGGACAACCATTTTACACGACCAAGGAAAAAGGAACCGGTTTAGGTCTTACAACTTGCTTCAAAATAATTGAAAATCACAAAGGAAAAATACATATATCTAGCCAAGTTGGTATCGGAACAACTTTTGAAGTGATTCTCCCACTAACGGAGGCTGAAATTTCTGCTGTTATATAA
- a CDS encoding ABC transporter permease, whose product MNKLIFNEMLKIIRKRKLVVVVAIMAVLISLFTYAQFREVQRQIEKLGDVDWRTTLQQQIVDTQNRLTSSGISDEWKAQLQIRVQQQQYYLDNDINPAEPGAPTFVRSFAQESITLFVPLLIMIIAADIVSSERSAGTVKLLLTRPVKRWKILLSKYVALLLSISIIVVLMGVLAYLISGVVFGFGGWGAPILTGFTSVGGELNTSNVQLIDQWQYILMEFGLVWFVAIVVGTISFMLSVLLKSTSASMGVMLAALIAGLILSNLVSSWQSAKYLFMINLDLTGYLAGSSPPVPGMTLLFSIGVLVVWAVAALLVSFTVFVRQDVY is encoded by the coding sequence TTGAATAAGCTTATTTTTAATGAAATGCTAAAGATTATCCGGAAGAGAAAACTGGTTGTTGTTGTAGCAATTATGGCTGTTTTAATTAGTCTTTTTACATATGCACAGTTTAGGGAGGTTCAAAGGCAAATCGAAAAACTAGGAGATGTTGATTGGAGAACCACTTTACAGCAACAAATTGTTGATACACAAAACCGATTAACGAGTAGTGGTATATCGGATGAATGGAAAGCTCAGTTACAAATTCGTGTTCAGCAGCAACAATACTACCTAGATAATGATATTAATCCAGCAGAACCTGGTGCTCCTACATTTGTTCGCAGTTTTGCTCAAGAATCGATTACCCTCTTTGTTCCTTTATTAATTATGATTATTGCGGCAGACATTGTATCTTCAGAGAGGAGCGCGGGTACGGTAAAACTTTTATTAACGAGGCCGGTAAAAAGATGGAAGATTCTACTGAGCAAGTATGTTGCATTACTATTGTCCATTTCAATTATTGTAGTGCTTATGGGAGTACTAGCGTATCTGATCTCAGGAGTGGTGTTTGGATTTGGAGGTTGGGGGGCCCCAATTCTAACAGGTTTTACTAGCGTAGGAGGAGAACTTAATACTTCAAATGTTCAATTAATAGATCAGTGGCAGTATATTTTAATGGAGTTTGGCTTAGTCTGGTTCGTAGCTATTGTTGTCGGTACCATTAGTTTTATGTTGTCCGTTTTATTAAAAAGTACATCAGCTAGCATGGGAGTCATGCTTGCTGCTTTAATTGCGGGATTAATTTTGAGCAATCTTGTATCCTCCTGGCAGTCAGCGAAATATTTATTTATGATAAATCTTGATTTAACAGGATATTTAGCAGGAAGCTCTCCACCAGTACCGGGAATGACCCTTTTATTTTCTATTGGAGTATTAGTTGTTTGGGCAGTTGCTGCGTTACTTGTCTCTTTTACTGTCTTTGTACGACAAGATGTATATTAA